The sequence CGAAAGCATCTCCAATGCCCGAAGCAGACTGAAAATCCCCTTCTTCTCTGTCACTTTCCCCGCAAATGCCAACTGTCTATAAGGTTTTTCTTCTGTTTTCTTCCGATAAAAAAGGTTTTGATTGTAGCCAACCCCGACAGTGTGCACAAGCTTCTCGCCGCAATTAAAAATCCGGATAATCTCTTTCTTCTGTCCGTCATGCAATGCCACAATGCCATCCAACTGCGGAATCCACTTCTGAATGTATTCCATCTGTAATGGATTTTTACAAATCTGACGCAAATCAGAGCCATGACAAATTCCAATGACTTTCTTCTTCGGATACCATTCCCGCACCAACGCAGTCAGAAGATACAGGTGATGACACACAATCAAATCCGGGCAAAACTCCTCGACCGCTTTTCGCACCACCATTTGAAATGCACTCCGGTACGCTTGAAACATCTCTTCTGTAAAGTCCTTATATCTCGTACTCTTATATGGCATCTCATCCGACATTCCTGCAATTGGAAACGGCAGTTCCTCCGACAAATATTTCACCGGATAAAATATAACTCCCTCTGGGAAATTTACACTGTCCTCCTCATAAACTCCCGCAAGAACTGCCTGCTCATATCCAAGGGCATTCCAGTTCTTTACCAACTCCGTCAGATAAATTCCACTTCCCGTGCTGTGCGGTTTCTGAGCTGTAATATTTAAAATCCTCATTTGTTTTTCTCACTCTTTCTTCCCATTTCTGTAACCTGTCTATACCAATCATACGATAACTCTTTTACCCACACAAGAAAAAAGTTGATATATTTTCTGATTTTCCTTGACCTGTACGCTGCGTACCCCCTTATAATATACCCATCACAAGGAAAGGAGCATACCGTTTATGTTATTAAGCGAAGTGGCAAAACAGGTCAGTCTCTTATCAGTACTTAAATCCTACAGACGAGGAGTATCAGAGACTTTTAGAGCAGACCCGAAAAAATGTAAAACTTCGCAACAGCTTCTTTTGCAAATATCACCCTGCGTTCATCTCGCAACGCCGATTTATGCGAGAACTCCAAAATCAAGGGTACAACGATATTTTTATCCCAAATATGATTGCGCTTTCGCCAAAATATAAAGAATACCACGATGCACTCACAGCGATAAATAAAAGAATCTGCGATGATCTCGGATTGTATTACAATAGCAACTATCATTTGATTATGAAATAAAATAAGAATGTTCAGACATAAAAAGGGAGCCGAATTTCTTCGACTCCTCCTTCTCACGATATCGGCTCAAAATCCGCCACTCCATGTTTGCAAAGCGGACAGATAAAGTCATCCGGCAAGACATCTCCTTCGTAGATGTATCCGCAAACGACACAGACAAATCCTTTCTTTCCTTCTGTCTGTGGTTTTGGTTTTACATTTTTCTGATAATACGTATATGTCATCGTCTCTTTATCGCTCATCACCCGCGCCTCTGTCACCGTACAGATGAACATGCCGTGTGTATCGAGATCCACATACTGCTCCACTTT comes from Coprococcus phoceensis and encodes:
- a CDS encoding glycosyltransferase family 4 protein, translated to MRILNITAQKPHSTGSGIYLTELVKNWNALGYEQAVLAGVYEEDSVNFPEGVIFYPVKYLSEELPFPIAGMSDEMPYKSTRYKDFTEEMFQAYRSAFQMVVRKAVEEFCPDLIVCHHLYLLTALVREWYPKKKVIGICHGSDLRQICKNPLQMEYIQKWIPQLDGIVALHDGQKKEIIRIFNCGEKLVHTVGVGYNQNLFYRKKTEEKPYRQLAFAGKVTEKKGIFSLLRALEMLSVKPENLVVKIAGGHGSREEYEEICRLARECRYPVIFLGSLQQEALAEVFRQSDVFALPSFFEGLPLVTMEAMACGCKVVCSQIPGMEEWLDEHVPGQQVEFVPLPEMTRVDEPKEEKLPEFEKKLAEAIEKKLEQQQEECPDLNGVSWEGISRTVLEMIT